One genomic segment of Vigna unguiculata cultivar IT97K-499-35 unplaced genomic scaffold, ASM411807v1 contig_114, whole genome shotgun sequence includes these proteins:
- the LOC114171133 gene encoding cleavage and polyadenylation specificity factor subunit 3-II-like isoform X1, with protein MNLKVPIYFSAGLTVQVNVYYKMLISWTSQKIKDTYSKHNAFDFKNVQKFERSMINAPGPCVLFATPGMISGGFSLEVFKQWAVSENNLVTLPGYCMAGTIGHKLMSDKRAKVDLDANTRIDVRCQVHQLAFSPHTDSKGIMDLVNFLAPKHVILVHGEKHKMASLKEKIHSEFGIQCYDPANNETICIPSTHNVNAEASHSFIRSCLSPNFTFQKCSSVDICNSSTIDKSLMPMLQVEDERVSEGVFVVEKGKKAKIVHKDELLLMLEEPKHEQ; from the exons ATGAATTTGAAGGTTCCTATCTATTTCTCAGCAG GATTAACAGTCCAAGTTAATGTGTATTATAAAATGCTTATTAGTTGGACAAGCCAGAAGATTAAAGATACATACTCTAAACATAATGCTTTCGATTTTAAGAATg TTCAAAAGTTTGAGAGGTCTATGATAAATGCTCCTGGTCCTTGTGTTCTTTTCGCTACTCCTGGGATGATAAGCGGTGGATTTTCACTTGAAGTTTTTAAGCAGTGGGCAGTGTCAGAAAATAACCTTGTCACTTTGCCGGG GTATTGTATGGCTGGAACGATAGGTCATAAATTAATGTCAGATAAGCGGGCCAAAGTTGATCTGGACGCTAATACAAGAATCGATGTGCGATGCCAG GTTCATCAATTAGCTTTTAGTCCTCACACTGATTCTAAAGGGATAATGGATCTTGTAAATTTTCTCGCCCCCAAGCATGTTATACTAGTGCATGGGGAGAAGCATAAGATGGCTTCCCTTAAAGAAAAGATTCATTCTGAATTTGGGATTCAATGTTATGATCCTGCAAACAACGAAACCATATGTATTCCTTCAACTCACAATGTAAATGCAGAAGCCTCACACTCTTTCATCAGAAGCTGCTTGAGTCCGAACTTCACATTTCAGAAATGCAGTTCGGTGGACATATGTAACTCTTCTACGATAGACAAAAGCTTAATGCCTATGCTCCAAGTCGAAGATGAAAGGGTATCAGAGGGAGTTTTTGTTGTGGAGAAGGGTAAAAAGGCAAAGATTGTACACAAGGACGAACTTTTGCTTATGTTGGAGGAACCGAAGCACGAACAATGA
- the LOC114171133 gene encoding cleavage and polyadenylation specificity factor subunit 3-II-like isoform X2: protein MSAIGFLVQKFERSMINAPGPCVLFATPGMISGGFSLEVFKQWAVSENNLVTLPGYCMAGTIGHKLMSDKRAKVDLDANTRIDVRCQVHQLAFSPHTDSKGIMDLVNFLAPKHVILVHGEKHKMASLKEKIHSEFGIQCYDPANNETICIPSTHNVNAEASHSFIRSCLSPNFTFQKCSSVDICNSSTIDKSLMPMLQVEDERVSEGVFVVEKGKKAKIVHKDELLLMLEEPKHEQ from the exons ATGTCTGCCATCGGATTCTTAG TTCAAAAGTTTGAGAGGTCTATGATAAATGCTCCTGGTCCTTGTGTTCTTTTCGCTACTCCTGGGATGATAAGCGGTGGATTTTCACTTGAAGTTTTTAAGCAGTGGGCAGTGTCAGAAAATAACCTTGTCACTTTGCCGGG GTATTGTATGGCTGGAACGATAGGTCATAAATTAATGTCAGATAAGCGGGCCAAAGTTGATCTGGACGCTAATACAAGAATCGATGTGCGATGCCAG GTTCATCAATTAGCTTTTAGTCCTCACACTGATTCTAAAGGGATAATGGATCTTGTAAATTTTCTCGCCCCCAAGCATGTTATACTAGTGCATGGGGAGAAGCATAAGATGGCTTCCCTTAAAGAAAAGATTCATTCTGAATTTGGGATTCAATGTTATGATCCTGCAAACAACGAAACCATATGTATTCCTTCAACTCACAATGTAAATGCAGAAGCCTCACACTCTTTCATCAGAAGCTGCTTGAGTCCGAACTTCACATTTCAGAAATGCAGTTCGGTGGACATATGTAACTCTTCTACGATAGACAAAAGCTTAATGCCTATGCTCCAAGTCGAAGATGAAAGGGTATCAGAGGGAGTTTTTGTTGTGGAGAAGGGTAAAAAGGCAAAGATTGTACACAAGGACGAACTTTTGCTTATGTTGGAGGAACCGAAGCACGAACAATGA